The Silurus meridionalis isolate SWU-2019-XX chromosome 25, ASM1480568v1, whole genome shotgun sequence genomic interval aattcttgaatctTGACATAAAACACTCAATAATCCGTTGTTATGAGCTACAGCTTCGAGATTTAAAACTTTTATGTGCAGGAAAAAGTTGAAGTGCattggaaaagtaaaaaaaaaagaaaaatcttgaaGCTAACGCTAGTGCTACGTATTCTTTAGCATGTATGTGCAAATGGAATTTCCAGTACGGCGTAaatagccacagtgacactgcgctaactccaGTTTCCAACTGCATAACTGCCattatgttttcaagtttaaacattgtgtgtataaaatgtactgAAAGTGTGAGGCGGAGACGAAACACTTTATACGTGTGTGAGGGAACTGAGTGTAACTGTAACGTGCAACGATGCCTCCcaagtacacacagacacacacacacactcatcataacacagacacacacacacctcataacacacacacacatttatatatttatatatatatatatatatatatatatatatatatatatatatatatatatatatatatatatatatatatatatatatatatatatatatatatatatatatatatatatatatatatacacacacacacacatttatatatatatatatatacacacacacacacacaccattacacacatacacttatatacatacacacacacacggtggtcatgtagatgatggtgtgggtgtgtgtgtgttagccatAACGAGGAGCTGGATGAAATCTCCACGGCGGATCTGAAGTTTGTGTTGTTACCTGCGCTGCTGGCTGCGTTGGTAATGAAGCAGGGGGGCGTGGCTCAGCGGTTGGAGCATGTGCAGACGGCACGTGTTCacttcctgcacttcctcagaCTCTGTAAAGATTACAACATCAGCTCGTTCCACCTGCCACCAGATGCCCAGGATACGGAGGAGGCGTCGCCAGGGGCAGAGACTGACAACCTGAACCCTGCCCACCCCCCTCAGCCTGACCTCATCGCCATGGCGACACAGAGACAGGCCAAAATAGAGAGGTGAGTCACACttaggattgtgtgtgtgagtaacttacattccaaaataaaatgcaaaaatgtaaaggaatttctcactgtgtgtgtgtgtgtgtgtgtgtgtgtgtgtgtgtgtgtgtgtgtgtgtgttaggtatAAGCAGCagaagcaggtggagcagaAGCTGGCTGATCTCAGGCTGCTGGTGGATGGCGGTTCGgtggatgaggaggtgatgaggGAGTTTTACCTTTTGCAGGTGCGCAGGTGGATCACAGTCGCCCTCGAGGAAATCGAGTCCATCGACCAGGAAGTGCAAATCCTCAGGAGGATGCCTGCTCTCACTCAGGTCCTGTAGCCTGCTCTGGTTATCtgctcattatttattaaatcagtgTGTACATTATTGCTTAGAAACGTCTTAAGGAACTGAGCTGGAACCCTGCAGCTGGAACCCTGCAGCTGGAACCCTGCAGCTGGAACCCTGCAGCTGGAACCCTGCAGCTGGAACCCTGCAGCTGGAACCCTGCAGCTGGAACCCTGCAGCTGGAACCCTGCAGCTGGAACCCTGCAGCTGGAACCCTGCAGCTGGAACCCTGCTTCTCTgaaattcattatagtttttctGTTTCAGGCTCCGAGGCAGAAACCGAGACGAGCACCGATGAAACCCTTCATCCTCACTAAAGACGCTGTTCAGGCCAAgtacgtacgtgtgtgtgtgtgtgtgtagccacGTCAGGCTGAACACAAGGACACAAATGTAATGCTCACACAAGTGTTTATTGAGATCTTTGTGGTGTGGTGAACGTGTGTGTCCAATCTGATCTGCAGTCTGTGTAGATTTGATGATTTACTCCTGCTGATGTTTCTTTCACAAGTCTgtctgacctgtgtgtgtgtgtgtgtgtgtgtgttgcagagtgTTTGGTGAAGGGTATCCCAGTCTTCCCACCATGACAGTAAATGAATGGTATGAACAGCACAGAAAGAAAGGATGTTTACCTGACCAGGGCATCCCTCAGAgcacaggtatacacacacacgttaataaATTCCATAATGTACAGTAGGTCTTTTAAACCTCACCTACTTAATTAAAGGCATACTGACtaaagccacaccccctttaaTTAAGGATACACTGACCCTCCAGTAAAGCCACACCCCCTCACTCAAACTTTCTGATACACACCCTCTTCACACACTGATTAGTTAATTAGTGAACTGtaccaaatatatatttgaaacctgtgtgtgtgtgtgtgtgtgtgtagtggatgTGGATGCagaagagcgagagaaagaagaaaaggagagaaaagaagaagaggatgatgatgaggctTTACAAAAGGCCAGAGACTGGGACAActggaaagacacacaccgcCGAGGATACGGCAACCGCCAAAACATGGGCTAaaagcgcgcacacacacacacacacagttgatcTCGAAATAAACTTTTTCAATTGTCACCTGTGTGTATGAAAGAAACGAAACTTATTTAAACCAAAAGTAGGACCATCATGTTTCATGAGACACACCTCAACCCCGCCcactcattaatattaaaacacTGCTGAACTCTTAGTATGCAAATCAGGTCTCGCCACCACAGTGGGCAGTGAGAAGACCCTCTGGTTTTGTAAGTGtacgaaataaataaataaatatgtggatTAAAAGAGCTGTTTATTTTTGGAGTAAATTTTATGATGATCTGAGcagttctgtatttattttagatcaGAATCTAATCACACTGCATGAGATCACTACTATTACATCAGATAAATGGAAAAACTACTACCGATTTATTAAATACGTCAATCACAAAAGTACTACAACcctgtgtgtgagaggaggattaggagtgtgtgaggaggattaggaggagtgtgtgtgtgagaggaggattaggagtgtgtgaggaggattaggaggagtgtgtgtgtgaggaggaggagtgtgtgaggaggaggaggagtgtgtgtgtgaggaggaggaggaggagtgtgtgtgaggaggattaggaggagtgtgtgtgaggagaaggaatgtgtgtgaggaggattaggaggagtgtgtgtgagaggaggaggagaaggagtgtgtgagaggaggattaggaggagtgtgtgtgaggaggattaggaggagtgtgtgaggattaggaggagtgtgtgagaaggattaggaggagtgtgaggaggattaggagtgtgtgtgagaaggatTAGGAGGACTGTGTGTGAGGAGgattaggagtgtgtgtgagagaaggattaggaggagtgtgtgaggaggattaggagtgtgtgtgagaaggattaggaggagtgtgtgtgagaaggattaggaggagtgtgtgtgaggaggattaggagtgtgtgtgagaaggattaggaggtgtgtgtgtgaggaggattaggaggtgtgtgtgaggaggattaggagtgtgtgtgagaaggattaggaggagtgtgtgtgggcggTCAGTATGGTCGGCCAATTTGAGCTCGAGGAAGTGCACTGCGATATTCAGAAGCACCAGGAGGTGGAGCCATTCTCTGAAAAGgtacataaaacaataacatttaaagtaacacttactgtgtgtgtgtgtgtgtgtgtgtgtgtgtgtgtgtgtgtgtgtgtgtgtgtgtgtgagcgagagccTGACCTGCTCCTCATAAGCGAACTGTGAAGTGTGATGACTGTAGGGTTCTGCAGACGTGTTGTGTTCCTCGTACGGGTTCCTCGCTCTCGCATACGGGTTACTGAGCACCTGAGCTCCGCCCCCTGTGTAgctgcaacacacactcagtgtaTAGATTTAATACATCATTAAACTTCAAAgtaatgacaaaaataaagtacagtttTGTGTATCACCTGTAGGGCTGCTGGCCGAGTCGCTCAGGTACCGGAGTGGGTGGTGATGGGGGGtgactggcacacacacacacacacacacacacactatcacattCTTGTGCTTTGaactgaacaaacacacacacacatacagtagtaTACATTCTGGGTAttataccgtgtgtgtgtgtgtgtactgagctCCCAGTGATTGTCTGTCGAaagcagggtgtgtgtttttaggtAGACtgcaagaaaaacacacactttactgctaACAGCACTCTGATATtcacgtgtttgtgtgtctgttttggAGCTAAAATATAGAATGAATGTCTGTGGTGTAATGACTCCCCCTGGTGGCAGAGAAGTTACCTACAAGCaacaagtatgtgtgtgtacctgtactgAGGCCCCTGTGGTGGTCTTTCAAAAGCAGGGTGTGTGCTTTTAGgtgcactgtaaaaaaaaaaaaaagaaaaaaaaaaaaaattttatttgatctgaagtgtgtgagtgtgtgtgtgtgtgtgtgtgtgtgtgtgtgtgtgtgtgtgtgtgtgtgagagagacaggtgtcTGTTGTACTTGTACTGTGGGTGAGGGGCTCCCATCAGTGCTTCCCCAGAAACAAACTGTGTGTTATCAGACACACTGTGTGCACAGAAGCAGTATTTTATTAGtaggttataaaaaaaataacattagcAACAAATTGTGTAGATAAATCATGTAGtagagtaaaagtagagacacTCAGTAAAACGTGACcgcagtaaaagtaaaagtgtccctttaaagtttcacttgagtaaaaacaCTTCAgtttccaaagtagtgatttattataactctaatgttcctgtgatcatttttatcacaagattcttcacttaatcacctcagtttctgtgtaaagactcgaatgtgactctcagcacactgatctattaatagaatgatattaaagactcaaacactgattaatttctattataatgatcatcaACACaaaccttctttaataaaacgtgtaaatgaggtcacgtgcgtggtggtgagttcgagtctggagtttcttcatcatttattcctctctaaatgttctgcttgatgttgaactgatgctgaactgtatgttggtgatcagtagatgcaccgagcaccgatcagaacacgtgtaaaacagagcgtgcgtttgatcctgattggtgactcgctgcgtgtttcaccagttacgtttttatcctcgttaataaaaagaaacgactgatttcatttaatgtagtaaaaagtaaaaaatttcactttgaaatgtagtgaaatttaaataaaaatctccccaaagaGAAAAACTCCAGTAAATACAGACACAAAAAACTCGTTAATTACAGAAACAcaatacatttacttcattactgctCTTTACTGGAGGAAATACCTAACAAATATGGAGGACTGCCTCCTCTGTTATCAgctgtaatcacacacacacaaacacacacacacacacacacacacacacacacacacacagctcacctGTACGGCCGAGTGGATGCCATTGGAACTCCCACCTGCATAGGTGTGGGGCCGGGAGCTGGACAAGACTACACAGTTAGGGAAGAGATAAATGTCTCAAAGGTCAAggttcttacacacacacacacacacacacacacacacacacacacacacacattatggaGTAGCTCTGATTTAATGATGTGTTCTTCCCCTAATGATGGACTTCAACCTTCATGGAGGTAATGGAAACATTTATTACGATAATAaagcaatgaaaataaaaacgagATTTACTTCTTCACTAcagtgagggtgtgtgtgtgtgtgtgtgtgtgtgtgtgtgtgtgtgtgtgttttggttgcAGCAAGTAATATTCAGTTCAATCATTAAGCAATAAAACTCACATTTAATCCCACGACTCCAGGGAACATTTCCTGACCAGGGATACGGTTAAGGTTATGCCCTGCACTGGAGAACacgtgtgaacacacacacacacacacacacacacacacacacaaaagcaaagACACACTATCCTTATGGAAATAACTGATTGGGAAAATCAGTTTAGATCAGCACTGCTTatcaaacgtgtgtgtgtgtgtgtgtgtgtgtgtgtgtgtgtattctaaCCTGTGGCTCTTGTTGGATTTACAacatgtgtgtatgatgtgaaCTGTGACTCCAATCACTAACGCCAGCACGACTCCAGGAAGTGTTGCTACGAGGATGAAGGTCAGTGTGGTCCATTTCTGAGAGCAGGACTTCCCGAGATAAAACTCATCAATATAACTGTTACATCTAACCATAAGAGaaacattcatcatcatcatcatcatcatcattccatTACCTCCAGATACACAACCATCATCAATCCCCAACTGCACAAGACTCTGTTTAGCATGATTACATCACCCACAATCATCAACCAGCACCTTCTCCACTCCACACTGAGTACAGGGACGAGCTCCAACCAGCACCTTCTCCACTCCACACTGAGTACAGGGACGAGCTCCAACCAGCACCTTCTCCACTCCACACTGAGTACAGGGACGAGCTCCAACCAGCACCTTCTCCACTCCACACTGAGTACAGGGACGAgctccactcactcacacaaacacacctgcacacacttcTGCTTCAGTACTCCATCATCACCCTTCAATTTAAAGAACCTTCAGCTCTAATCAGCTTCAGCTCGAACCCCACCTGCCTTATCTGGTGTAGTTCCTAATCGTGCCTCCAGAACAGCTCTGACTCATCTTAGCCTAaactccacaagacctctgaaggtgtgtgtgtgtgtgtattctaaCCTGTGGCTCTTGTTGGATTTACAacatgtgtgtatgatgtgaaCTGTGACTCCAATCACTAACGCCAGCACGACTCCAGGAAGTGTTGCTACGAGGATGAAGGTCAGTGTGGTCCATTTCTGAGAGCAGGACTTCCCGAGATAAAACTCATCAATATAACTGTTACATCTAACCATAAGAGaaacattcatcatcatcatcatcatcatcattccatTACCTCCAGATACACAACCATCATCAATCCCCAACTGCACAAGACTCTGTTTAGCATGATTACATCACCCACAATCATCAACCAGCACCTTCTCCACTCCACACTGAGTACAGGGACGAGCTCCAACCAGCACCTTCTCCACTCCACACTGAGTACAGGGACGAGCTCCAACCAGCACCTTCTCCACTCCACACTGAGTACAGGGACGAGCTCCAACCAGCACCTTCTCCACTCCACACTGAGTACAGGGACGAgctccactcactcacacaaacacacctgcacacacttcTGCTTCAGTACTCCATCATCACCCTTCAATTTAAAGAACCTTCAGCTCTAATCAGCTTCAGCTCGAACCCCACCTGCCTTATCTGGTGTAGTTCCTAATCGTGCCTCCAGAACAGCTCTGACTCATCTTAGCCTAaactccacaagacctctgaaggtgtgtgtggtgtctaaCATCATATTAGTAGATCCTTTAAGGTCTGTAAGTTATAAAGTGGAACCTCCACATATCAGAATTTTCAGCAGGCTCTATAGAACCTCAATAAGGTTGCACTGTGGGGAATTTGGAGGTCAACATCTTGAACTGTTTGTGATGTTCCTCAAAGGGTTCCTGGACAGTGTGAATGTGCAGAAGCTTCATCCTGCTGAAAAAGGACACTGCCAGGGAACCCCTAAAGGGATGTAACTGCAGGGGGTCTGGATTCATGTGCAAGAAGATGGTATGGAACATCAAAGCAACATCTACATGAACACCAGGATCCAAGGTTTCCCAGCAGAAAAATCACACTGCCTCCACCAGCACTTCTTCTTCCCATCTCTTCTACAGGTTAACCCCCATACTCCCAGTCATCCACATGATGGAAAAGAACCTGAATCATCAGACCATCATCAGGCCTCCAACTTCCATTGATGCTCACGTGTCCAGTGAGAAGCTTTGGATGGTGAACAAGTAAGGGCTCTCACACCTCTCTGCAGATAAGCAGCAAGCTGTGGAGACGATTCcatctcacatcacacacacacacacacacacacacacacacacacacacacacacacacacacacacacacacacacacacacacacacacacacacacaccactcccacacatcacacccacacaccaatCCCACACCACTCCCAAACATTACACACCACGCccacacattacacaccactCCCACATTACACACCACTCCCACACAtcacaccactccacacacatCACACCCCACATACCAATCCCACCACTCccacacattacacaccactcccacacatcacacaccactccacacatcacacacatcacaccacTCCCAAACATTACACACCACTcccacacatcacacaccaatTGCACACCACTCCCACACATTACACACCCTCccacacattacacaccactCCCAAACATTACACACCACTCCCACATCACACACCATTGCACACCACTCccacacattacacaccactcccacacatcacacaccaatcccacacatcacacaccaatTGCACACCACTCccacacattacactacacccCAAACATCACACACCAATCCCACACCACTCCCAAACATTACACACCACTCCcacacatcatacaccactccCACACATCACCACTCCCACATCACACACCAatccacacatcacacaccaatcccacatcacacaccaattgcacaccactccacacatcacacacaatcCCACATCACACACCAATCCCACACCACTcccacacatcacatcacacaccactcccaaacattacacacactcccacatcacacaccaattgcacaccactccacacattacacaccactcacacatcacacaccaatCCACACCACtcccacacatcacacatcacaccacTCCCAAACATTACACACCACTCCCACATCACACACCAATTGCACCACTCCACACATCACACCACtcccacaccactccacacacatcacacaccaatCCCACACATCACACCACTCCCACACATTACAAACCACACACCAATCCCACACCACCCccacacattacacaccactcccacacacatcacaccactcccacacactacacaccactcccacacattaaacaccacacaccaatcccacacattacacaccacacaccaatCCCACACCACTCCCACACACATCACACCACTCCCACACAGAGGAGGTAATTAGTAATTATTAGTTAATAGTGAAGATTGAGGATTGATGAATGGTGAATGAGAATTGATGAATAGTGTACAGTGAGTGGAGATGAATGACCTGCAATAAGGAGTTCCTGATTTGCAGAAGCACTGACTGACTTCTACATCACAAGTCCAGGTACTTCCAGGGCAAGGAGCAAAGTCTACAACACTTTCACAGATTGCtgaaaacatatacacaaaaacacaatagagTGGAGGTAATAAATGACTCAATGTATATGCCTATGGAtttatgtgtataatgtgtttattatttatataaaaactgaATAACTTCAAATAACTAATATTCAAAGTGCTAAAGGCTAACATGCTAAACatccacacacatttttctgtttttgtgttgATGCTCACAAAGTAAACAGTTATGCTGTACTACAACCATCCTGGAACTATACAATAAAACctgtatttttacacacacacacacacacacacacacacacacacacacacacacacacgataagtACATACAAAAAATACTGATCTGAAATGCTATTCTTTAATCaacgtgacacacacacacacacacacacacacacacacttaccatcTGCACCCCCTTGTCCATCTGCACTACTGACAAATGCAGcgatgaaacacacacacaggaggacctgcatctctctctctttctcaaacacacactctcttcactTTTTAATACAGACTCAGAGTGACCTTTGAGCGAAACTCAGGCATTTATGGCTTATTCTTggacacgcacgcacacacacacacacacacacacacacacacacacacacacacacacaccattaaggAAATACATCACTTCAGGTGATTCAGTACCCATGATGCAGTTATATAAACCCTGGTTTAGGattggtttgggacacgcccacagtgggCTGATGAAGGGGTTAATGTGCCCTATATAGTGAGAAGGGTGTGTGGATTGGGACAGGCCTGTAGAGTGAGGACACAGTGGGACACTGGGACACAGGGTTTATTGAGGGTGTGTGACGCGGAAATTCGTCTCCAACACatacaaaaataatcaaacaaataaaaacaggaagtggaacTGTCTCATGATGACAATCCCCAACATATCCACACAatagaaacgtgtgtgtgtgtgtgtgtgtgtgtgtgtgttttagttatCCGAGTCCATGTCACTGTCTCCTCCGATAGACTGAAAGTCCTCACTGTCCTCCTCGTCCTCACTAAGCTGGACTCGAGTCAGCACGCTCGGTCCTCTCCGCCGCTCCTCACGctcttcttcctcatcctcttcatcctcttcacTCACTCCAAGCCCAAGCCCCTCCCCTTGATCATGCCCCTCCCCCTCAGGACTGTAACCCCGCCCCAGGTGTCGGCTGTCTCCATCATCATAGCTGCCATAGctaacagaaagagagagagagagagagagggagttagagagagggaaagagagagagttggggagagagagagagagagagagagagagagagagagagagagagagagagagagagagagagagagagaggagagagagagagagagagagagagagagagttggggagagagagagagagagagagttggggagagagggaaggagagagagagagagagagagagagagagagagagagagagagagagagagagagttgggagagagagagagagagagagagagagttggggagagagagagagagagagagagagagagagagagagagttggggagagagggaaggagagagagagagttggggagagaggaaggagaggagagagagttggagagagagagagagagagagagagagagagagagagagagagagagagaagagagagagagagagagttgggagagagagagagagagagagagagagagagagttgggagagagagagagcgagagagagagagagttggggagagagggaaggagaggagagagagagagagagagagagagagagagagagagagagagagagttggggagagagagagagagagagagagagttggggagagagagagagcgagagagagagagagagagagagagttggggagagagggaaggagaggagagagagagttggggagagagggaaggagagggagagaaagagagttggagagagaggggggggagtTAGAGAGATaaggagggggaggggggagtTAGAGATTTTAGACTTgtaccctatgtagtgcactagtTTCTCACTACTAGTACCTGACATTGCTGTCCTCCATATGTGTATCCTCGTCAGGCCCCTCCCCCTCATATGACATCATGCTTTCCTCTTGTTCCATGCCCATACAAGTGGAGTCCTGATGCCCCACTTCTCGATCACTGTCACTCCCACTCTCTGATAGGTGGATGGCTGTGATGGAAAGAACATAGAGccaatcagagagagagaaagagagagaatgagcaAAAACACACCGAAAAGGCAACACACAACATGTCACTGTTCTGTCTGTACCTCTTACAGGAGAAggggttatctgtgtgtgtgtgtgtgtgtgtgtgtgtgtgtgtgtgtgtgtgtgtgtgttacaggagaaggggttgtgtgtgtgtgtgtgtgtgtgtgtgtgtgtgtgtgtgtgtgtgtgtgtcttacaggagaagggttatctctgtgtgtgtgtgtgtgtgtgtgtgttacaggagaagggttatctctgtgtgtgtgtgtgtgtgtgtgttacaggagaaggggttgtgtgtgtgtgtcttacaggagaagggttatctctgtgtttgtgtgtgtgtgtgtgttacaggagaagggttatctctgtgtgtgtgtgtgtgtgtgtgtgtgtgtgtgtgtgtgtgtgtgtcttacaggagaaggggttatctctgtgtgtgtgtgtgtgtgtgtgtgtgtgtgtgtgtgtgtgtgtgtgtgtgtcttacaggagaaggggttatctctgtgtgtgtgtgtgtgtgtgtgtgtgtgtgtgtgtgtgtgtgtgtgttacaggagaagggttatctctgtgtgtgtgtgtgtgtgtgtgtgtgtgtgttacaggagaagggttatctgtgtgtgtgtgtgtgtgtgtgtgtgtgtgtgtgtcttacaggagaaggggttatctgtgtgtgtgtgtgtgtgtgtgtgtgtgtgtgtgtgtgtgtgtgtgtgtgtgtgtgtcttacaggagaagggttatctgtgtgtgtgtgtgtgtgtgtgtgtgtgtgtgtgtgtgtgtgtcttacaggagaagggttatctctctgtgtgtgtgtgtgtgtgtgtgtgtcttacaggagaaggtgttatctctctgtgtgtgtgtgtgtgtgtgtgtgtgtgtgtgtgtgtcttacaggagaagggttatctctgtgtgtgtgtgtgtgtgtgtgtgtgtgtgtgtgtgtgtgtcttacaggagaagggttatctgtgtgtgtgtgtgtgtgtgtgtgtgtgtgtgtgtgtgtgtgtgtgtcttacaggagaagggttatctctgtgtgtgtgtgtgtgtgtgtgtgtgtgtgtgtgtgtgtgtgtcttacaggagaaggttatctctgtgtgtgtgtgtgtgtgtgtgtgtgtgtgtgtgtgtgtgtgtgtgtgtgtgtgtgtgtgtgtgtgtgtgtgtgtgtgtgtcttacaggagaagggttatctctctgtgtgtgtgtgtgtgtgtgtgtgtgtgtgtgtgtgtgtgtgtcttacaggagaagggttatctgtgtgtgtgtgtgtgtgtgtgtgtgtgtgtgtgtgtcttacaggagaaggggttatctctgtgtgtgtgtgtgtgtgtgtgtgtgtgtgtgtgtgtgtgtgtgtcttacaggagaaggggttatctctgtgtgtgtgtgtgtgtgtgtgtgtgtgtgtgtgtgtgtgtgtgtgtgtgtcttacaggagaagggttatctctgtgtgtgtgtgtgtgtgtgtgtgtgtgtgtgtgtgtgtgtcttacaggagaagggttatctctgtgtgtgtgtgtgtgtgtgtgtgtgtgtgtgtgtgtgtgtgtgtgtgtgtgtgtgtgtgtgtctcttacaggagaaggggttatctctgtgtgtgtgtgtgtgtgtgtgtgtgtgtgtgtgcttacagGAGAaggttatctctgtgtgtgtgtgtgtgtgtgtgtgtgtgtgtgtgtgtgccttacaggagaagggttatctgtgtgtgtgtgtgtgtgtgtgtgtgtgtgtcttacaggagaaggggttatctgtgtgtgtgtgtgtgtgtgtgtgtgtgtgtgtcttacaggagaaggttatctgtgtgtgtgtgtgtgtgtgtgtgtgtgtgtgtgtgtgtgtgtcttacaggagaaggggttatctctgtgtgtgtgtgtgtgtgtgtgtgtgtgtgtgtgtgtgtcttacaggagaagggttatctctgtgtgtgtgtgtgtgtgtgtgtgtgtgtgtcttacaggagaaggttatctctgtgtgtgtgtgtgtgtgtgtgtgtgtgtgtgtgtgtgtgtgtgtgtgtgtgtgtgt includes:
- the igbp1 gene encoding immunoglobulin-binding protein 1; the encoded protein is MASAEESVQAEGDEAQTPKLSEMLESGWRFYEQLEKSQEPLNSEGVQRNVTRAVQQLQQASRMLDKLHLFSHNEELDEISTADLKFVLLPALLAALVMKQGGVAQRLEHVQTARVHFLHFLRLCKDYNISSFHLPPDAQDTEEASPGAETDNLNPAHPPQPDLIAMATQRQAKIERYKQQKQVEQKLADLRLLVDGGSVDEEVMREFYLLQVRRWITVALEEIESIDQEVQILRRMPALTQAPRQKPRRAPMKPFILTKDAVQAKVFGEGYPSLPTMTVNEWYEQHRKKGCLPDQGIPQSTVDVDAEEREKEEKERKEEEDDDEALQKARDWDNWKDTHRRGYGNRQNMG
- the zgc:158432 gene encoding autism susceptibility gene 2 protein homolog isoform X1, which gives rise to MQVLLCVCFIAAFVSSADGQGGADAICESVVDFAPCPGSTWTCDVEVSQCFCKSGTPYCRCNSYIDEFYLGKSCSQKWTTLTFILVATLPGVVLALVIGVTVHIIHTCCKSNKSHSAGHNLNRIPGQEMFPGVVGLNSCPAPGPTPMQVGVPMASTRPYSVSDNTQFVSGEALMGAPHPQYNAPKSTHPAFERPPQGPQYSHPPSPPTPVPERLGQQPYSYTGGGAQVLSNPYARARNPYEEHNTSAEPYSHHTSQFAYEEQVRLSLTHTHTHTHTHTHTHTHTHTHTHTHTHTHTHTHTHTHTSSGLEIEGI
- the zgc:158432 gene encoding autism susceptibility gene 2 protein homolog isoform X2, giving the protein MQVLLCVCFIAAFVSSADGQGGADAICESVVDFAPCPGSTWTCDVEVSQCFCKSGTPYCRCNSYIDEFYLGKSCSQKWTTLTFILVATLPGVVLALVIGVTVHIIHTCCKSNKSHSAGHNLNRIPGQEMFPGVVGLNSCPAPGPTPMQVGVPMASTRPYSAPKSTHPAFERPPQGPQYSHPPSPPTPVPERLGQQPYSYTGGGAQVLSNPYARARNPYEEHNTSAEPYSHHTSQFAYEEQVRLSLTHTHTHTHTHTHTHTHTHTHTHTHTHTHTHTHTHTHTSSGLEIEGI
- the zgc:158432 gene encoding uncharacterized protein zgc:158432 isoform X3; the protein is MQVLLCVCFIAAFVSSADGQGGADAICESVVDFAPCPGSTWTCDVEVSQCFCKSGTPYCRCNSYIDEFYLGKSCSQKWTTLTFILVATLPGVVLALVIGVTVHIIHTCCKSNKSHSAGHNLNRIPGQEMFPGVVGLNSCPAPGPTPMQVGVPMASTRPYSVSDNTQFVSGEALMGAPHPQYNAPKSTHPAFERPPQGPQYSHPPSPPTPVPERLGQQPYSYTGGGAQVLSNPYARARNPYEEHNTSAEPYSHHTSQFAYEEQRMAPPPGASEYRSALPRAQIGRPY